One genomic window of Oceanispirochaeta sp. includes the following:
- a CDS encoding [FeFe] hydrogenase, group A, protein MNQKGSITINGKTVPMEGEKNLLALIRKSGVEMPTFCYHSELSVYGACRLCIVDIEGRGIDTSCSTPPRDGMVIQTHTPKLRKMRKTLIELLLANHDNSCTTCEKSSACKLKELACDLGVKEIPYKKTREHRQPDLLSTSLIRNPDKCVLCGDCVRYCHEIQGVGAIDFAYRGEDVVVTPAFNKSLAQVDCINCGQCAAVCPTGAIVPRSEIEEVWTALADQNKSVVAQIAPAVRASIGEMFNLPESSVTLGKIMSALKYLGFKEVYDTSFGADLTVLEETHEFLERSKTGENLPLFTSCCPGWVKYAEQFHPELIPHLSSCMSPQGMVGSLAKKLLTKTEQKGEKDIIMVSIMPCTAKKFEKTRPELNRDAVPLVDYVLTTQELGKMIKEAGIRFSDLAPSSADLPFGLYSESGLGFGSTQGVSEAVARYASRALNGEDLTSFVPEEKECWKEVILKEDNLDIRMAVVSGMKNAETLIQKMAAGNVSYDIVEVMACPGGCVAGAGQPVSYDKDILKNRTAALKEAGKITPIHCPEVNPYIQRIYEKVLGGKPGSPEAHALVHTHYQSRKRIDNTPMELISSDHMTPVEINVCVGTSCFLRGSQEILSGMTQKMNQEDWKNKIELKATFCSENCSHGPTVTIGDKKIHRATLDSVTEEVAQQLALRDKQEVLV, encoded by the coding sequence GTGAATCAGAAAGGAAGCATAACAATCAATGGAAAGACAGTTCCCATGGAAGGAGAAAAAAACCTCCTGGCCCTCATACGGAAGTCAGGAGTGGAAATGCCCACCTTCTGTTATCATTCGGAGTTGAGTGTATATGGCGCCTGCCGTCTTTGCATTGTGGATATTGAAGGTCGCGGCATTGACACCAGTTGCTCGACCCCTCCCAGAGACGGAATGGTGATTCAAACCCATACCCCCAAACTCAGAAAAATGCGAAAAACTCTGATCGAACTGCTTCTGGCCAACCATGATAACAGCTGTACCACATGCGAGAAATCCAGTGCCTGCAAGCTGAAAGAGCTGGCCTGCGATCTGGGAGTGAAAGAGATCCCCTATAAAAAAACCAGAGAACACCGTCAGCCCGACCTGCTCTCCACCAGTCTGATCCGAAACCCTGACAAATGTGTGCTTTGCGGTGACTGTGTCCGCTACTGCCATGAAATACAGGGAGTCGGTGCGATCGACTTTGCCTACCGGGGTGAAGATGTCGTCGTGACGCCGGCCTTCAATAAAAGTCTCGCCCAGGTGGATTGTATCAACTGCGGTCAGTGTGCGGCGGTCTGTCCCACAGGAGCCATTGTTCCCAGGAGCGAAATAGAAGAGGTATGGACAGCCCTGGCTGATCAGAATAAATCCGTAGTCGCCCAGATAGCTCCTGCGGTCCGTGCCTCAATCGGTGAAATGTTTAACCTCCCCGAATCCTCAGTCACCCTCGGGAAAATCATGAGTGCACTGAAGTATCTGGGATTCAAAGAAGTCTATGACACATCCTTTGGAGCGGATCTTACGGTCCTGGAAGAAACCCATGAATTTCTGGAACGGTCAAAGACGGGAGAAAACCTGCCTCTCTTCACCTCCTGCTGCCCCGGCTGGGTCAAGTATGCCGAGCAGTTCCATCCTGAACTGATTCCCCATCTGTCCAGCTGCATGTCTCCCCAGGGAATGGTGGGTTCTCTGGCTAAAAAGCTGCTCACAAAAACAGAACAAAAGGGTGAAAAAGATATCATCATGGTCTCCATCATGCCCTGTACGGCCAAGAAATTTGAAAAGACAAGACCCGAATTGAACCGGGATGCTGTCCCCCTGGTCGACTATGTTCTCACGACCCAGGAGTTGGGTAAGATGATCAAAGAAGCGGGAATTCGCTTCTCTGATCTGGCCCCTTCGTCTGCAGATCTCCCCTTTGGCCTATACTCTGAATCCGGTCTTGGATTCGGCAGCACTCAGGGAGTCTCCGAAGCCGTAGCCCGTTATGCCTCCAGAGCCCTCAACGGGGAGGACCTGACCTCCTTTGTTCCGGAAGAGAAGGAGTGCTGGAAAGAAGTGATTCTCAAAGAGGACAATCTCGATATCAGAATGGCTGTGGTTTCAGGAATGAAAAATGCTGAGACCCTTATTCAGAAAATGGCCGCAGGGAATGTGAGTTATGACATTGTGGAAGTCATGGCCTGTCCCGGCGGTTGTGTAGCCGGAGCCGGACAGCCCGTTTCTTATGACAAGGATATCCTCAAAAATAGGACTGCAGCCCTGAAAGAAGCAGGGAAAATCACCCCCATACACTGCCCTGAAGTGAATCCCTATATCCAGAGGATCTATGAAAAGGTTCTGGGCGGAAAACCTGGAAGTCCCGAAGCCCACGCCCTGGTTCACACTCATTATCAGAGCCGGAAGAGGATTGATAATACCCCCATGGAACTCATCAGTTCTGATCACATGACCCCCGTTGAGATCAATGTCTGTGTGGGGACAAGCTGTTTCCTCAGAGGTTCACAGGAGATCCTCTCCGGCATGACTCAGAAAATGAATCAGGAAGACTGGAAGAATAAAATTGAATTGAAGGCCACCTTCTGCAGTGAAAACTGCAGCCATGGGCCGACGGTCACCATCGGTGATAAAAAGATTCACAGGGCGACTCTGGATTCTGTTACAGAAGAAGTGGCACAGCAGCTGGCCCTCAGGGATAAACAGGAGGTCCTTGTATGA